In the genome of Desulfomonilaceae bacterium, the window TCTTCAGATAGTCTACGGTTATTCGGAGGAATAGAAGACATCACCGAGCGCAAGCGGGCGGAGGAAGCTGTTCAGCGAAGTGAGACCTTTCTTCAGCAGGTCGTGGAAAACATACCACACATGATTTTCGTCAAGGAAGCTGAGAATCTTCAATTTGTCCGATTCAACAAGGCTGGAGAGGATCTGCTTGGATATTCCCGAAACGATTTGCTCGGCAAGAGCGACCACGACTTTTTCTCTTCGGATCAAGCCGACTTCTTCATTGCAAAAGACAGGGAAGTCCTGGCAAATGGACAGCTCTCGGAAATTCCTGAAGAAGAAATAAACACCAGGCTGAAAGGCAAACGGGTATTACACACAAAAAAGATTCCAATTCTGGACGCCAATGGGGCGCCACAATACTTGCTCGGAATTTCTGAGGATATTACTGAGCGAAGAAAATCGGAAAAGAAGAACCTAAGGCTGGCGGCAATCGTTGATTCTTCCGATGACGCAATCATCGGAAAGACCGTGGATGGAATTATCACGAGCTGGAACAAAGGGGCGGAAAAGATTTATGGTTTCAAGGAATACGAAGTACTTGGCAAACCAATATCAATTTTGGCTCCACATGATCATGCGGATGAGATTCAGGGCTTCCTTGAACAAATTAGGAGTGGAAAATCAGTGAAACGCCTTGAAACTGTTCGCCGAAACAAGGATGGCGCCAATATTCCGGTATCCTTAACTATTTCTCCGATCATTGACAAGGATGGCGGCATAATTGGCGCATCAACAATAGCCCGTGACGTCTCTGATCGTATTAAGGCTGAACAACAAAGAGAGGTTCTTCAATCTCAACTTTTTCATTCCCAAAAAATGGAGGCGATTGGAACCCTCACCGGTGGCATCGCCCACGACTTCAACAACATACTTCAGGCGGTCATAGGCTATTCCGAACTCATGCTGCAACGGAACAAAGACGGAGAGAAGGACTCTTTTGATCTGGAGAAAATATATGAGGCTGGAATACGGGGGGCCGAGCTTGTCAAAAACCTAATGACATTTACCAGAAAAACCGAGACTCAGTTCAAGCCTGTCGATCTAGGCTATCAGGTCCAACAGGCTGTAAGTATGTTGGCAAGGACAATTCCCAAGATGATTGAAATTGAGACCACCCTGGCTCCAGAGCTTGCGAAAATCGATGCGGACCCTTCCCAGATAGATCAGATTCTGATGAACCTGGCCGTCAACGCCAGGGACGCCATGCGTGATCGAGGGAAACTCTCAATTCAAACCTCAAATGTAGTCTTGGATGACACGTATTGCAAAACGCATGTTGCGGTTAACCCCGGCGCTTATGTCCTTCTGACTGTTTCAGATACCGGTCATGGTATGGATAAGGAAACACTAGGTCACATTTTCGAGCCCTTCTTCACGACGAAGGAAATAGGAAAAGGGACCGGCTTGGGTCTGGCTACGGTGTATGGCATCGTCAAGCGGCATAACGGCTTTATTGACTGCCAAAGCCAACCTGGCCAGGGAACAACATTCAAGATATATCTCCCGGTAGACCAGAGAACAGAACAAGTTTCCCAGGATACGTGCGAGACGACGGCGCCCAAAGGGGGAACTGAGACCATCCTGTTGGCGGATGACGAGGAGTCTGTGAGACTTATCACTAAGAGGATTCTTGATAAAATGGGTTACAAAGTGATCTCCGCTTGCGACGGACTGGAAGCGTTGGAATTGTATAAGCGGGAATCTGGAAACATATCTCTGGTTATTCTGGATCTTGTCATGCCCAAAATGGGTGGCCAGAAATGTCTGGAGGAGATCCTTAAGGTTAATCCAACATCGAAAGTCCTAATAGCTACCGGTGTTTCCAAGGCGGACGAACAAGCGGGCCGGGTGGTTGTTTCAGGAGCCATGGGAATTATACATAAGCCCTTTGACAAAAATGACCTTTCTAGAGTGGTCCGTGACACCCTGGATAGGGATTGACAGG includes:
- a CDS encoding PAS domain S-box protein, with amino-acid sequence MQDQDKTREQLIKELSEMRLAIVESKANEAKLLADVTTLSQSESHYREIVDRANEAILIIQDGHIKFANRATRELTGYSKADRSTFDVIASVVHPDDREMVAKYHLRRLQGDNTPFHYDIRIVLNDGTVKWVTMHTSLLVWEAKPAGLCLMTDISERKRAEEELQRYHEHLEDRVHEITHELSVSATRLQDLLYTTSDWVWEINEKWEYIYASPRVSEVLGYRTEEVLGKTPLDFMSPEEAARIGAIFKAIADRREPFSFLENTNLHKDGRSVILETSGVPIFGVDGEFKGYRGTDRDITERKQTEDVLRKAEETYRNVSSITSDIAYSCCKSTTTAYSIDWITGATERITGYSENEIKTLGCWGALVVDDDLPIFDTHVIGVTPGGIDFCQMRLRHKTGEIVWVRASTKCVFDTGSSDSLRLFGGIEDITERKRAEEAVQRSETFLQQVVENIPHMIFVKEAENLQFVRFNKAGEDLLGYSRNDLLGKSDHDFFSSDQADFFIAKDREVLANGQLSEIPEEEINTRLKGKRVLHTKKIPILDANGAPQYLLGISEDITERRKSEKKNLRLAAIVDSSDDAIIGKTVDGIITSWNKGAEKIYGFKEYEVLGKPISILAPHDHADEIQGFLEQIRSGKSVKRLETVRRNKDGANIPVSLTISPIIDKDGGIIGASTIARDVSDRIKAEQQREVLQSQLFHSQKMEAIGTLTGGIAHDFNNILQAVIGYSELMLQRNKDGEKDSFDLEKIYEAGIRGAELVKNLMTFTRKTETQFKPVDLGYQVQQAVSMLARTIPKMIEIETTLAPELAKIDADPSQIDQILMNLAVNARDAMRDRGKLSIQTSNVVLDDTYCKTHVAVNPGAYVLLTVSDTGHGMDKETLGHIFEPFFTTKEIGKGTGLGLATVYGIVKRHNGFIDCQSQPGQGTTFKIYLPVDQRTEQVSQDTCETTAPKGGTETILLADDEESVRLITKRILDKMGYKVISACDGLEALELYKRESGNISLVILDLVMPKMGGQKCLEEILKVNPTSKVLIATGVSKADEQAGRVVVSGAMGIIHKPFDKNDLSRVVRDTLDRD